TCGCCGAACCCGCCCTCTGGGACGCCGGTCGCCAGCTCGCCGGTCTTGCCGGCGTACTCGCGCACCGAGAACCCCGTCGAGTTCTCGCTCTGCTGCATCGGCTTGACGTAGACCACGTGGAGCACCACCGCCCCCACGACGCCGACGAGAACGGCGACCGCGACCTCAGGGGCCGTCGCCAGCCCGGCGTACGTATCGAGCAAGACGCCGGCCCCGCCGAAGAGCGTCACCCCGGCGACGGACGAGAGCGGGTCGAACGCGTCCCCGAGGTCGAGGGCCTCGAGCGCGCCGTCGAGCGCGTCCAGGGCCGCCTCCAACACCTCGCCCACCACGAGGAGCACGAGGGTAACGGCGAAGCCGCCGATGAGGCAGAACCAGTAGAGGGGCGGCATCGGTGCGCGGGGAGGATGACCCGGCTACGGCCCCAGCGGCCAGGGGTTACGGAGCCATTCCCGGCCAATCTAGCGGCGAGACTCCGAACGCACGCGCCCCTGACGCCGCCCGTGAGGACGGCATCGGGGACGGTCGGGTTGGAGCCGGACGACTTAGATGTAGAGTGAGTCGAGGATCGCGTGCCGGGGCGTCGGGTGAGCCTTCGCGAGGAAGACCGACGACGCGAGACACGCCAAGCCGATCACGGCCATCAGGCTGAGGC
This sequence is a window from Rubrivirga marina. Protein-coding genes within it:
- a CDS encoding protease; this encodes MPPLYWFCLIGGFAVTLVLLVVGEVLEAALDALDGALEALDLGDAFDPLSSVAGVTLFGGAGVLLDTYAGLATAPEVAVAVLVGVVGAVVLHVVYVKPMQQSENSTGFSVREYAGKTGELATGVPEGGFGEVVVRMGASTTFQTAASFSGHAIPTGTRVVVVEVDADGVLRVAPLDTDDFAESPEQVGLPPRLQTRA